gcacaGCAGTTCAATTCATGGCACTGTATGAAATGCACAGCCATACAACACTCCTCACAAATAATGGGACTAAATTATGCACACATCTGTTAGCTGAACATCAACAAATTAAACTCACCACTACACCacctcaaaataaaagacaaaaaatagacGCATATAGACTTAAAGTTCAtcaaatgatgaaatatataatttctattcTTAATTTAATAACAACTCTCTAAAAAAACTTGGTTCTTGATTATTGGCCAATTGGTGAAATGTTGCATAATGACGGCTAAAACTGTATATCTGACTATAGCATGTTTTTCaattctctttctcttttcaaACATTGAAGGAGCCACCAGTTTAAGCAAAAAAATTGGAAGAACAATAAACTGGATGagatagaaaataaaatagcgGAAGACTTGTTAAATATGTTAGCTAACTAGACCGTACAAAACATAACTTGGATTgcagattaaaaataatatataaattaatattgtaatattgttgcACAACTTGTCTTGTtgttataatggactattttTCTTAGCAGATACACAAGTAAGCTAAtctaaaaataagataaataatttcaacataaaatgtaagtGTTATGTCCATATATTTAACTATTTGGTAAGCAGCTGTGTACTAAGCAGGATAATGTAAAGTCAGATAGGGCTGTCGAACTATTGATTAAGATTaatcacatgcaaaataaaagtttgtatacacatgcatgcatgcatacttaagaaaaattatatatatatatttttatatatatatatacatatatataaaaaggctgtcaaatgattaatcgtgattaatcgcatacaaaataatagtttgagtttgcctaataaatgtgtgtgtactgtgtgtaattattatgtatatatacacacatatttaaaataaattatttattattatttatatacaaaatatttttatatataatataaattgtataaaaattatagAGGCAAAtggttattttgtatgcaattaattgcgAATAATCGTTtcaacaaaactaaaataataataataataataataattatatatatgtatatatatatatatatatatatatatatatatatatattttttttttttttttttttttttttttaaatacaattgtttatttatatatataattaatatacacagcatacatgcatatattatgtaaacacaaacttttattttgcatgtgtttaatcgtttgacagctctACTGTcagcactgcaaaataaatccTCGGATGAATATTATCCTTTAAATATTCTACTGTATTTAGAGATACAGATCAGCATTGAAATAATGGTCTCTGCATGATCTGGAATATTTGTAGAGCATCATGTGATTCAAGCaacgcagaaaaaaaaaacatttcaccaGGAGTGTGACATATGGCAACTCTTCCGTTGCTGGTGGactgttttttcttcatttgtctCTGAGCCCTTAAGCTAGCAGtcaatcacaaaaacaaatctgcCTTCATGAGTTTTGAAACTCTTTAAAATGGAGACGTCATGCTGCTTAGCTCTTTATGGggaaatacacacatatatacacacgcCCACTCAGACAATGACCTAAATCAGAGCAATCTAAAAcgaataaacaattatttacacatctttatagattttatacgcaactttatatacacaataaaaacGATGCTTGTgcttataaaatttaaataataaaaaaaattgtctgaTGCCACAAGACTGTGCGGAAGCACTCAAAAAATAAGCACAATGTAGCAGGTTACAGACAATAAGCAAATGAGTATGGTTagataagtaaaaaaaaaagtgctaattAAATAGTTCCTTCAGCACCGGAGCTCCTTAACACTACTCAGTAACAACTGTACTTAGCATGTGTAAACAAGCAGAAGACAGACGTCACCTTTGGTGATCTGAATGCCAGCTATCTACACTGTGATAAACATAAGCTaccaatgcttaaaaacaataaaaagctaatttaaGGTTCAACTACTAGGAACAGAAATTAGCACCAAGTAAAAATCATTTGAGAGACATTTTATGCAACAAATGAGCCTCACTGATACTGATTGCACTTAAACTCTAGGTAGAAAGTATGTTGTTTGATTTGTCAAAATGTATGAGACAGTTTCCCCTTTTTATAAGCATTAATTTATTATGACATTACTTTTATGACAATTAAACACTACTGACTTCCAAAAGTCTTAATGTTGTAATTAGCAAttgaatgtaaatttaattttgtcatatttcaatgtaaaaaaatgtgtaattacctTAGTTTAATTGtattacaataaacaataactgtaattctattatttttaagtgAGCAATCAGCTCAATGCAACAAGCATAATTAAAGACATTATAAAAATTCCTAATGTAGAAATAATTgacaagtatttttattttcacattaaattagcttaattgtcatgaaaataatgccacaatgaaaaaaaatcttaatggtaCTAAAGTTAGTAAAGATttgtttatacaaaatataatttattacttcTTTCGTTTTTTCTTAAGGGTGAAATATGACTCGGGTATGCTCATGTTTTGCACCCCCTGTTGAGTTGAGTTTTTGctgcaaatacatatttatgttaGCTGATTTTATTATGGAAGAGCAGAGTTTCAAAGAATATGTGGAAAGTATTTGTAAAAAGGGAAAACTCTGTGTACTGAACTCTAATCAGGAATCCTTTCAATGTGTAAACGTCTAGTGTAGACAGGGGAACAGGAGACAATACATCGATGAGATTTATAGAATAGAGGAGGACTGACCTCCTAGTTTTCCTgtattaaaaacatcaaaatataatttaatacttaaaaCCCTCCAGCTCTGTGCACCTCTGGCTGCTACTGAAGGTTCCTGAGTTGAGCTGCGCTAGTAAACGCACAAGTCCGGGAACTTCATCTCATAAACGGGGACAGAACGACTCTGGGTTTGGCCGTAACTTGATGTGATGGTTCCAGATGGACTGGGAGGAGGCCTGCAAGCAAGAAAGAGTGAAAAGATAAGATTTATCAGCGCAAACATCTTTTTTTAAGAGACAGCTGACGTTTGAAATGAGCCGTGCTGCAACGTACCTGATCGTGATTTCAAAGATTTGATTAAGTTTGCTCTGCAGCATTGTAGCCTGGGAGGAAACAGAAGAACAAGTATTAGCCctaaattacaatatattgaGCTGATCAGTGTGAGAGAAGACaacaaaagttataattttatgaaataaaaggaAAAGTTAACTTACTCTGGCACCACAATGGGCAGCTATTTCCTCAAAGGGGGCCTTCTGGAACTTCTCAACCACCTGTCTCCTGCGTTCCTTTTCCTGTTCCTCCACGCCTACACTATCCACtggagaacacacacacactttagcACTGTTCAGCTAACACAGAAGTTAACAAAGCAATAATGTTGCAAACGATTACATGCAGGTTCTGGACAATTTAGAAAAGGTTCAATTCTCATTAAATCAACCTACCAATGGCGTTTTTTAGTGTTTCAAAAGTGATTTCTTCAGCTGGTGTTCTCTGTagggaaagaaaacaaacatcagAACAATAATTTAACTATAATTCCCATAATTCAACTTGGGGTTTAGGGTTGTATATTTTCAAGTTTTCATTTACCTCTTCTTTCTCTGGGCTGTTTCTGGACTCTACCTCCACCTGCAGAGATATTGTTTCTCCAACGCTCTTTCTTTTTGACAGTCGGTCCTCATCTAAGGGAAGAGTGTGGAATTAATCAACTGTGTATGTGATCCATCTCTGTCGGTTGgctaataaacaaaacaactttaGTCCAAAACAACTTTAGTCTAAAGCTAATCAGACTAAAGCTAATCAGTTAATCTGCAATGCAAATGCATGAGTAGCAACTAATCTACAACGTATTGTTTTCTGGAAAACAACATGAAAGGCAACACGTAATGCATTAAGACTGTGCCATGAGATGTTTTCAAGTAAAAAGAATATTGAGTGGGGAAACAATGAAGAGCAGTTATCCACTGGGATTTGATTGGTGCATGATAATTGTACACAATTGTGATtagataaaataagaaaataaagatTTCCTTCATTAAGAAAACCAATTTTGATTTTGCATGGTGTATGATGTGGCATAAAATATTCATCTATGTACCTGTGAACTGTGGGATGTAAGGTGTAGCTAGTCGTTCAGTGTTGTAGCCGCTTCCTCCAAGAACCTCAGTAATCTTGGACTGTTGGAACAACAGCTGTCCTTCAGGCTTCTCTAGTGTCTTAGGAATCCTGGTAAATCAACAGAGGTTAGGCAAACCATAATTTATGACACACAACCATTCAAagtttatagatttttaaaatgtttttgaaagaagactccaatgctcaccaagactgcatttatttaatcaaattagagtaaaaacaataatattgtgaaatatttgtacaatttaaaaaatggttttctatctgaaaaaatgtcatttattcctatgatgacaaagctaaattttcagcatctttaatCCAGtcttagtgtcacatgatccttaagaaatcattttaatatgctgatttgctgtgcaAGAGAAATGTCTTACAACTTAGTATATATTTGTGTggaaagtaagatttttttcagcattatttaatgaatagaatGAGCATGATACaggaatataatttatttgaaatggaaatcttttgaaacggtataaatatctttattgtCACTTCTGGTCAACTtgatgcatctttgctgaataataTAGAATTGGGGTGGGCGaaatgaccaaaatcttatatcacaACATGAGTAACTCTGTTTCActgtaactatatatatatatatatatatatatatatatatatatacatacagtgctAAATTGTgtggctgtcaaatgattaatcgccattaatcgcatacaaacaATCAacgattaaataagaataaaaaactaattactaacaataggacaaaaaaatacagtagaacaaataaataagaaatactaCATACATTGTGCaatgtaatcaaatgtataaaaacactgcgcattcttcactgtgtaaattaaatatatattttttcgtACTGACgttaaaaaaagtgatttagtcaagagcagtgagagattttccctcatttgttgttttgaatgacagacagcaggaatattagacagctgtcactttaagagctgcctggATCTAATCCATTATtacatgtgttttctttctcagctgctTGCTTTCACTTTAaacctaaattactgtgtttatgagGATACTTGAAAAGATGGGCATTTTTCATCTCTCAGACAGCGTGCATTTAGCAAAATGAGCTCTTTCGCTGCTGATTGCATGTCAAcagcttaaaatcacttgtttttaaactgcaaGGCTTAAATATACATGCAAACGGTAAGTTTTCGTGACGACGTAGCACAGCAATGTCAACTGAGCGTGTAACGGCGATAGACGATAGTCCAAAATTTCTACCAGCTGACAAATTTCTACCAGTTAATCATATTGGTATCACCCACTCCTAATATAGAACataacattaaacaaaacaaatctgacGACTCATAGTTTGTCTTACTTTGGGTTTTCAATGAAGACATCCTCAGGTAACAGGTAAGGACTTTCTTTTTGTCTCATTTCAATCACCTGCAAAAAggataatatattttatgcacttaaaactttaattcaatacatttgattaaaaacaaactgttaGTGACAGAGAGACTACAGAGTGGCACCGACCTCATGAACGTGCTGGCAGAACGCTGGCACCGTGGTGAGCTGACTGATGAGATTGAGGTAAGCAGATGACAGAGCATGAACAGCACAGCGGTTATACACCGGTAACATTTCCTCACTGCTCAGAGCCAAGTCCTGAACAGAAAGTGAGACAGAAAGATGAGAACAAAATACTGAAATACATTTCCAAACCATGTAGTTCATGACAAAACctacattttgaaaattcaacaactcataaaaagacttttaatttaattaaaaaacttctaatttaaaaacttcagttaaatttaaaaacgtTACTCAGGCTCCTGTAGTGATGAGATATTTTTCTCTCTGTGTAAATGAATTCACATAGGTAAATTTAATTGAATGCAAAAAGCTTTCTAGGATATAAAATGGAGTAAAATAGAGAATAACAGATTTTGGTAACATCTAATGCTGCCTTGTCGGACTTGGTGATATATATCTGCAGCTGTTCTTATCAGACTAAAATGCTTTCTGGGATACAAAATAAAGGCGGTTCGACATTACCAGAGTAAATTTGGGTAGTATTAAAGCCATTATGTGTGCAACAAAGGAGGATGACAGATTTTTGTAACTTctaaaagtttacaaacaccttgctgaatctgcaaaatgttcataattttaccaaaataagagggatcatacaaaatgcatgttattttttatttagtactgacctgaacatttatatgtatatatagtccataaataaaaaaaaaaaatagttccacagattctttggttttcagcatttttgtgtatttgaaccttttccaacaatgactgtatgattttgagatccatcttttcacactgaggacaactgagcgactcatatgcaactattacagaaggttcaaacactcactgacgctcctgaaggaaacacaatgcattaagagccggggggtcaaacctttttgaatttgaagattagattaaatttaacttattttgtcttctacgaaacatgcaagtatcttctgtagcttctgaaggccagtactaaatacaaaaataaatatattaatttaggcaaaataagaaaaatgtacacatcttcaatcGTTCAAATGTTTACACCCCTGAcgcttaatgcatcatttttccttctgaagaatcattgagcatttgaaccttctgtaatagttgcaaatgagtccctcagttgtcctcagaaggaaaagatggatctcaaaatcacagtcatggttggaaagggttcaaatacacaaaaatgctgaaaaaccaaagaatttgtgggacctgaagaagtTTTCTGATGTACAGCgggcagttcaactgttcaggacaaacaagtgactcatgaataactatcactaaacaaaaaaagagatgtGGATctttcaagtaacaacacagtattaagaatcgagtgtatgcaaacttttgaacggggtcatttttgtaaattcaactattattttcttttgtaaatgtcttttatgtaaaacaccttatttaggtcagtactacataaaacaattgtatgatccctcttattttgataaaataactaatattttgcagattctgcaaggttagacatcacaggagtaaatttaGGTACTATTAAAGTCGTTCTATGAGACACTGAGGGAGATAATGGATTTTGGTAACCTCTAATGCTGCCTTGTCGGACTTAGTGGCCCTGTTGTATATCTGCGTCTGTTCACATCAGAGCAAAATCATTTTCAGGACATCACTAGAATGAATCTGGGTAACATTCAAGCTATTGTGTGTGAGAATACAGGGAGGTAAGAAATTTCAGTAACATCTAATGCTGCCTTGTAAGATTTGGTGACCCTGgtgacgcgcatcccagagcaagtgctacacgagcttttgtgcttaaaaagtatacaattttttatttttccaaaaaaatgaccgatcgtttcgatagataaggcccttcttccttggctgggattatttagagccctttaaagctgtatttaaactacatattggaagttcaaaatcgggggcacaactgaagttcattatatggatagaaatcctgaaaagttttcctgaaaaaccataatttctttacgactgaagacagaaagacatgaacatcttggatgacaaggggtgagtagattatttgtaaattgttgttctggaagtggagttatCCTTTAAAAGCCACCAAACctaaattttgatttaatggAGACACAATGAGGGCGCACCTGTAGAGCGAGCGCCACACGGATCAGGTCCACCACCACCTCTTCGTTAGCCAGCTCCATGCTGATGAGGGCCAGAAGTGTGTAGAGCTTTTCAAAGTGAGGCTGCACGCTGCTCTGTTCCTTACTGCACAAGTAGATGTGTCTATACAGGTGCTGGGCATGctaaaaacagagaaatatcACTGTCAAAACCGTTCGGACAAGCATGCAACATCCAACAGAAGCACTGATTCACATCAGAATAATAATGCAAATAGGAAAGTGAGCGATAATTAGAGGGATGTTGTACCTTCTTCATGAAGAGGTTGTCTTGACGTGAGCACTTGTCCACTTTGAGTTTAAGCACTGAGATATCAGAGATGATACTGCATGGGGAAAAAGTGacacattaaagattttttttaatagtgttttaATAGTATACCATGATTAGAACATCTAGGTAGTTTGGCATAAATCCAGTAAAGACACTAACCTGATGGTGGAGAACTTGGGGAGGTTATCATGACGATCAATAAGGCTGACCAGAATTTCCAGCACCAACAGTCGAATTTCTGCATCTTCCAGCAGAGCAAATGACAACAGTGGGTCCAGAAAGGAGTTGGGCAAAGCTGTCAGCATGTTAGTCGTCTGGAAACCACATGTGACCtgaaaagaaagagaagaatATTATCTGTACATCAAATCTGTGCTTTGATGCAATTCTCTTTCATGTGGCATCAGGCAGGTAGAGTTTACCTGTCTCAAAGACTTCAACAGCATGACTTGGATCATTCTGTTGCCCTCAGGCCTGCAGTACAGACATAAGCAAATACAATATGTTCACCTTATAAATCTTAATAAGggcatttaattaattttgaggTAAAACAATGACTGAATTATTCTGTCTGCATCACttcttttttaattcacaaccatcataaacatttaaagacaCAACAGTTACTGCAGTGCTTACCCTGAGCCTGTAGAGGGCAGTGTGGGATGCATTCCTGGAATAGGGACCTTCCCCATGATGAAGAGCATCACCTCTGAGCGCTGGTACGTGGGTAACGTGTTTGCAAATGAGCCTTATTTTAAAAGACACACACCACAGTAAAAACATAGGAGTTTAAAGAAGTAGTGAAATGTGGGTTGTATTAGGCTCATACACACCGATAGTCCTGATGACAGCCTCCTGTAGCTGTCTCTCCTCGTGCTCCTTGATGATTTTGGTGCCGATGTTGGTGCAGTCGTAGGATCCTGTGAGTTCATAGTCCACACTGAGCCTCAGATGCCGAAGCAGCGTGTTGAACACTTCCAACACTGTGGGGCCTAAAATAAgcaataaatacacacacatttataatatatgcaGACACTTTTCTAAAACCAGTCATCTGTAGCTGAGCAGAATAAATCAGTGCTTTGAGCTGAGGTGTTCAACTGTCAAAATAACTTACAACATATTTGCTGAACAAAATCTGACATCGTTTCTTACACATTTTGAACACTTGCTATAGCAAGTAACACTTTCAAAGCATTTTTTGACAACCATTTGTAAGCTGAAGTCTTGTATTATCCCTTAATGACATGAAAATCTGCCACAAAAACAAGATTCCCATTTTCCTCTGAGCCAGGTTACAACTATTTGTTCAATTCTCAGATGATTTTCACATGTATGAATGAATCTGAAGACATTATTTTATGCCTAATCCTAATTTCAAGGTTAGGATTATGAccagtgacaaaaaaaatgaaaagatgacCCTGATTTTCTGATATGTGGTTTTGCCACATCCAAACAGTGGCATAAaattttgttaaaggggtcatcggatgcccatttttcagaagttgatatgatttgttagggtcttaatgaaaagtctatagtATGTtaggttaaaaattctcagtggtagtgtaaaacaacaccctttttaccttgcctaaatcagctctgcaaaaatcatctcattctggttgaggctgctttaaatgcaaatgagctctgctcgccccgccctctcttctctctgtggattgacgagcctgtttactttagccgcatttagccgcgtttagccgctaaacttgctaactagtccATTATTAGGAagggtgatcgcaaagattcataaaaaaccccttatactcacttctgctgtaagtgaagctggatcatgaatgatttgcgcaaacatagatggatatatgtagatcgggaggcgcattcacttcacaaacaaacgtaatccactgcatcttcagcagctcagatgtcgggagtaaatgacgaccactacgttcattattacatccagcaacacaacacctcaatcgctcaatcagagatattcttgtctaacttacatccctgctacggcatcaaaacatggaggttggactattacaactgatcttaggtaagacactaatgtcaatcaactattgtgggagtggcctctgtgggtgtgacgcaacaacaacaggcatctgacaatggctcgatttgaaaaaggggatattatttttacagattaattaaaaccactgcatggatttctaccattatagggtagatttgtacatacactgccaacacacattaatgttcaaacagcatgtaaaagtgaacttagcatccaatgacccctgtAAAACCCATGTTTGAGTTCTGCAACATTAAATCTTTTGAGCacaatttgaatacaaatatacatttgaaaatttttcattcttattttgtgaaaacactGCAGTTCAAAACAAAAGTCTCTTACGCTCAACAAAGCtgcaattatttaatcaaaaatacagaaaaaaacatatcacatatttaatatattttaaaatctaatttttatttctgtgatgcaaagctgaattttcctcagccattactgcagtcttaAGAGTTAAAGCTTTAGTTTAAAGCTGCAGGTGGCATCGCCCCCTTGGGTCAACAGCAGTGCTGCAAACAGAGGTGTGAAGGGCTTTCATGCGGGATATTAGGTGTGAGCACTGACTTGACGTCAGAGAGAAGAGCCAGgctgtgaaatatatatttttggctggAACCTAGATTGGGTCAGATGCAATGTCACAGTTCTGTTCTCCCAGAACAAAGGCGTCACGTCTGGTTAAAAGTGACCCAGTTACTGAGCCCAGGtataaaatatgtgaaatgCGTTACAGCATGTGCAAAAAGACACCACTCTGTTCCTGTGCAATAATATGCTGCTTAATGTTTCGAATATTTATGAGTGATTCACATTAACCAGGCTGTAAACCCATACTCACCAACAGAGCCACTGGCAGCGATGGCGGCCGCCTCCAGAAGGACCTCCACTATCCCAGCAcgcactgtggctgagctcttACTGTTGGCATCCAAATGGCCCAAAAGCTGCTGGATAACCAGATGAGAATGCTGGGACtggagggagagaaagaaagagagacaaaGAAGAGAGAATAAATGAGCtggtaaaaaaaattgatatatattatatacttatatatttaaaatatatcactACTGAAAccaatgcaaaaatattaatatattattaaaatctaaaaaggtTAAAGCAGTAAACACGTTCtgccaaaacagcaaatgccacccaaaatttatatttatataaaattaacaaaataaataaatgtatttcaagtatttttccttaagttttttttaatgtagtgaACATCAGAATACGTTTCAATAAATTACTGAGTTTAAATTTTTGTCtcaatttacaagaaaaatgaACTCACCTGAATGGAGTACATGATGATCTTAAAGCAGCGCACTGCGAATGTTTTGCCTTCCCACAGTGAGTGATTATCAAGATGCCTGCGGTGAGAACAGACCTTGAGCTTTCAGAAATGAAGCCAAAAGTGACTGAAAAATGAGATTCACTCCACCCGCTGagagattaattaaaaagtcataaatactTCATAACTGAAGATGAGTATTAATTATTCTGAGTTACTCTCGGTCTCTTATCAAAATGCTAACATTAAAAGAACAGAAATCTAAGGCAAATTCACTGAATCTTAAGTGGCATACAGCTATATCTTAAAAAAAGCAATACCTGCACAGATTCAAAATTACATTCTCAACCTTTTATAATCTAAGATGACAGGCACGATATGTGGCTGGTCTCTTACATAAGCACAGGGGTGACTGCGTTCTTGATGTTGCCATAGGCGGCACGGCCCAGCAGTTCCCGAAAGCAGCGCTCTGTCAGCTCGGCTGGGCTTTCTTTCTCCTTCTCACTGGCCTGCAGCGGGGAGGGCGAGCGACTGCAGAGGAAACAGAAAGAGAGGGAGGCTTTTTCAGCTTTTCTCAACCGAGAATTCAAACAGAGCTTTGATTTCTGAGAAGCTGAATTAAAACGcactgacaaataaaataaccacaagCATGTTCACAAGTAAAAACACCACTTGTAGTCCATTTTTAGCAGTCCATTTCTAATGGTAGACAAGGATTCTTCCACTAAGAAGGTCATTGTTTagataaaattagaaaaatagttttttcctggtactgtatttttaagactttttataaTCCACTCTGTTATGGTTGGTTAATCTCCACTTaatccaaatgatttttaaatttaaattttaaatatgatatGACGCCCTTTTTGAAAAGAAAACCTGACAAAAAATGCTATTTGCGTAATATAACCTGAAAGTGTGGAAACAATACAATACTGCATACAACAAAAATTCTAGCTACGACTATATAAAATCTATCAGTTTAACATTTGttagtaattaatattaatataaatatttttttaaaacaactacTACTGACATTTCTAAACACCTTGTCTAGGAACAATAAAATCAAGACAATCCATTAAAATATGCTACAGCAACTATGTTCTGATAATTTTTataagaaaacaagaaaaattacagaataggaattttttttttgtgtaatttagaAGCTTAAAGtctgaaataatacaaaatatttatactgcaTAAGATTAAATTTATTACAACTACATAAAATCTTtcagtttaatacatttaattcttggagggttgcgtcatattctgagttggcATTTCTCTGTTTCACAGAGCACACAACGCCTCTGTATTACTACCGATTTCTTGGGACATGGGGACAGGACTTATTAGTCAATAAATTGGAAAGCAAaataactggcattacttatttgaaatagtaactcagatattttcttgtaaattaaaaagtaatgtgttactttacaagttacttgaaaaatgtaatccgattacataacttgcgttacttgtaaagCTTTactaacaacaataacaatattgcACACAACTAAATTTCTTTCAGCTTAATATTTGATAGTAGTtctaagattttttaa
This is a stretch of genomic DNA from Labeo rohita strain BAU-BD-2019 chromosome 20, IGBB_LRoh.1.0, whole genome shotgun sequence. It encodes these proteins:
- the efr3bb gene encoding protein EFR3 homolog B isoform X4, whose amino-acid sequence is MYGVCGCCGALRPRYKRLVDNIFPEDPEDGLVKANMEKLTFYALSAPEKLDRIGAYLSERLSRDVARHRYGYVCIAMEALDQLLMACHCQSINLFVESFLKMVRKLLEADKPNLQILGTNSFVKFANIEEDTPSYHRSYDFFVSRFSEMCHSNYEDPDIRTKIRMAGIKGLQGVVRKTVNDELQANIWDPQHMDKIVPSLLFNLQSGEGTESRSPSPLQASEKEKESPAELTERCFRELLGRAAYGNIKNAVTPVLMHLDNHSLWEGKTFAVRCFKIIMYSIQSQHSHLVIQQLLGHLDANSKSSATVRAGIVEVLLEAAAIAASGSVGPTVLEVFNTLLRHLRLSVDYELTGSYDCTNIGTKIIKEHEERQLQEAVIRTIGSFANTLPTYQRSEVMLFIMGKVPIPGMHPTLPSTGSGPEGNRMIQVMLLKSLRQVTCGFQTTNMLTALPNSFLDPLLSFALLEDAEIRLLVLEILVSLIDRHDNLPKFSTISIISDISVLKLKVDKCSRQDNLFMKKHAQHLYRHIYLCSKEQSSVQPHFEKLYTLLALISMELANEEVVVDLIRVALALQDLALSSEEMLPVYNRCAVHALSSAYLNLISQLTTVPAFCQHVHEVIEMRQKESPYLLPEDVFIENPKIPKTLEKPEGQLLFQQSKITEVLGGSGYNTERLATPYIPQFTDEDRLSKRKSVGETISLQVEVESRNSPEKEERTPAEEITFETLKNAIVDSVGVEEQEKERRRQVVEKFQKAPFEEIAAHCGARATMLQSKLNQIFEITIRPPPSPSGTITSSYGQTQSRSVPVYEMKFPDLCVY
- the efr3bb gene encoding protein EFR3 homolog B isoform X2, giving the protein MRLLYGVCGCCGALRPRYKRLVDNIFPEDPEDGLVKANMEKLTFYALSAPEKLDRIGAYLSERLSRDVARHRYGYVCIAMEALDQLLMACHCQSINLFVESFLKMVRKLLEADKPNLQILGTNSFVKFANIEEDTPSYHRSYDFFVSRFSEMCHSNYEDPDIRTKIRMAGIKGLQGVVRKTVNDELQANIWDPQHMDKIVPSLLFNLQSGEGTESRSPSPLQASEKEKESPAELTERCFRELLGRAAYGNIKNAVTPVLMHLDNHSLWEGKTFAVRCFKIIMYSIQSQHSHLVIQQLLGHLDANSKSSATVRAGIVEVLLEAAAIAASGSVGPTVLEVFNTLLRHLRLSVDYELTGSYDCTNIGTKIIKEHEERQLQEAVIRTIGSFANTLPTYQRSEVMLFIMGKVPIPGMHPTLPSTGSGPEGNRMIQVMLLKSLRQVTCGFQTTNMLTALPNSFLDPLLSFALLEDAEIRLLVLEILVSLIDRHDNLPKFSTISIISDISVLKLKVDKCSRQDNLFMKKHAQHLYRHIYLCSKEQSSVQPHFEKLYTLLALISMELANEEVVVDLIRVALALQDLALSSEEMLPVYNRCAVHALSSAYLNLISQLTTVPAFCQHVHEVIEMRQKESPYLLPEDVFIENPKIPKTLEKPEGQLLFQQSKITEVLGGSGYNTERLATPYIPQFTDEDRLSKRKSVGETISLQVEVESRNSPEKEERTPAEEITFETLKNAIVDSVGVEEQEKERRRQVVEKFQKAPFEEIAAHCGARATMLQSKLNQIFEITIRPPPSPSGTITSSYGQTQSRSVPVYEMKFPDLCVY